The Methanomicrobiales archaeon HGW-Methanomicrobiales-1 genome includes a region encoding these proteins:
- a CDS encoding N-acetyltransferase, which translates to MIEYGINCLGPDAQIFEPVTLGFPSREKMQKTGFTGTKIGKNAVIRSGTIIYCDVIAGDFFQTGHNVVIREETRIGDRVSIGTATVIDGHTTIGDDVSLQSRVYIPTNTRIGNHVFIGPNAIFTNDRYPPSRIGGLTGPEVMDGAAIGANATLLPGVCIGEGAFVAAGAIVTRNVPAYMMAIGAPAKIRELPKLMNSDTK; encoded by the coding sequence ATGATTGAGTATGGCATTAATTGTCTAGGTCCCGATGCACAGATATTCGAACCGGTGACCCTTGGATTTCCCTCACGGGAAAAAATGCAAAAAACCGGTTTTACCGGCACTAAAATTGGGAAAAATGCGGTGATTCGATCAGGGACCATTATCTATTGCGATGTAATCGCAGGGGATTTTTTCCAGACAGGTCATAACGTAGTGATTCGCGAAGAGACACGGATCGGCGATCGGGTTTCCATCGGTACAGCAACGGTGATAGATGGTCACACCACCATTGGAGATGATGTTAGCCTTCAAAGCCGGGTATACATACCAACCAATACCCGGATAGGGAATCATGTTTTTATCGGGCCGAATGCAATCTTCACAAACGACCGGTATCCCCCGAGCCGGATTGGCGGACTGACCGGCCCAGAGGTCATGGATGGTGCGGCCATTGGGGCAAATGCCACCTTATTGCCGGGAGTGTGTATTGGAGAGGGCGCATTTGTTGCTGCCGGCGCTATCGTGACCCGGAATGTCCCCGCTTACATGATGGCAATTGGTGCACCGGCAAAGATCAGGGAATTACCTAAATTGATGAACTCTGACACAAAGTAA